The Amaranthus tricolor cultivar Red isolate AtriRed21 chromosome 2, ASM2621246v1, whole genome shotgun sequence genome contains the following window.
aattttaacCAAAACCTACTTATGGAGCATTACTTAGAAATAagtgaataaaataattttatacacccttcattcttttttgatctttcactTTGGGTTTTACAcatatattaaggaagatagaatctttgggttatagtggctattattttaattaaatagtagtgttaactaatgattgtattgaaagtatgagagagaaaataattataaataaaagaaaagaggtacattaaaaaaaaagggggggggggggtttaaggggtaaaagttggataaaaactttctaaaaagtAGAAAGTATTCTacagtggaagaacttttgaaattacccgttatagtaatgtggaagatcaaaaaagaacggaggaagtactattTAACAGCTAAACAATTCTTACAACTAAATGTGAAATTTTAACTGACATATGACaactaataaaaactaattttctaGGTGAACTTCACTCCACGATCCCCACGCgatcaataacctgcaaaaataaaaatgcaagaaaaataagggaaaaagtctcaaaatcaggaaattgagtaatttcaaCTCCATACCgtaaaacaattaaattttgaaaataatttaagaaaatcaaatataaataattgagttgaaaattatttttaaaaatgtatattgagttaaaaatcaatttgtataaaaaatataaattgttaGACATACTTAGTCTAATTTCTACTCTTTACCCACATTCATTAgacatatattgatatatatatatatatatatatatatatatatatatatatatatatatatatatatatatatatatatatatatatatatatatatatgtatatatatatatatatatgtatatatatatatatatatatatatatatatatatacatatatatatatatatatacatatatatatatatatatatacatatatatatatatatatacatatatatatatatatatatatatatatatatatatatatatatatatatatacatatatatatatatatatatatatacatatatatatatatatatatatatatatatatatatatatatatatatatatatatatatatatatatatatatatacatatatatatatatacatatatatatatatatatatatatatacatatatatatatatatatatatatatacatatatatatatatatacatatatatatatatacatatatatatatatatatatatatatatatatatatatatatatatacatatatatatatatatatatatatatatatatatatatatatacatatatatatatatacatatatatatatatacatatatatatatatatatatatatacatatatatatatatatatacatatatatatatatatatatatatatatatatatatatatatatatatatatatatatatagtcttaTCTTTGTAATcatatatacttaataaaaaaataaaaaggggaaTACAATCCTCTCATATTTTTCTTCTCAATTTTCTTCTATTTTCAGAAATTCAACCTTGTTCTTGAAATCAAGATGTTCAAatcaacatggtatcagatgtAAAGGTTCTCATTGCATACCTAGATTATCTCTCAATCAATTCATTTCAGTTTCGATTGTTTCAAATCGTTTCGTCAATCTAGGTTTTCTGTTCTTCTTAACTCTATCTTCGCCAACGAAAATCAATTGATTTGTTCATTCGCAAAACCCTAATCAAGATTCTggtttgttctttctttatcttCTGCTTTCACGCTGCTATAATTGATTCAATTGTTCGTTTGCAATGACAAATCAAGATCCTAGTTTGAGTTTTCTTGACCATTCCGATCCTCTATTTCTCCATCCTGCTGACCATCCTGGTTTATTGTTGGTCTCCAAACCATTTAATGGTTCGAATTTTGGTTCATGGAAGAAATCTATGTCAATCGCCTTATCAGCAAAGAACAAATTGATCTTTATCAGTTCCAATTCTCAGCCTAGTGTCACTGATCTGAAGTTTCCTCAGTGGAAGAGATGCAATGATATGGTCACCTCCTGGATTTTAAACGTCTTATCTCAAGACATAGCTGAGAGTGTTCTTTATTCGGATTCCGCCTACGACATCTGGAAAGAACTTGAAAATCGCTATGGTCAAGCGAATGGTGCCAAGCTATTTCAATTAGAGAAAGATATACGGTTATCAGGCCAAGGTACGAATGATATTGCTGGATATTTCactaaattgaagaaaaattgggaTGAGTTAAACACTTTATCTTCTCTACCTATTTGTTCTTGTGGTGCTGCTCAAGCTTgcaaaaatttaatgaagaCCAACGTCTTATTCAATTTCTTATGGGTCTCAACAGTGATTACAATCACATTAGAGGTAATATCCTCATGATGAAACCCTTACCTTCTATTAGTCAAGCTTATGCATTATTATctcaagaagaaaaacaaagagaaGTTCATGCTTCATCACAATTCATCAATGAATCAGCCTCAATGTATGCATCAAATCATACTCAGATTCATCCGCAAAATTTCCAGCATAATCAAAGTCAGAAGCAAAAATTGGATGGCAAAAGACTCATATGTACTCACTGTAAGAAATTAGGGCACCTTGCAAATAAATGCTACAGAATTGTAAGGTTTCCCAAGGATtttaagtttactaaaaataagagATTTTCTGGCAATGCTATGTACCAGCAACTCAATGAAGCTTCACAGCCTGAAGAAATTTTCCAGCACAATGGACATCTGAATGATTCTCCAGCTTTACAAACCTGGAATTCTACCAATAATCCTCTAAATATATCTCAAACTCAGTTCAATCAATTAATGGCTATGATGAGTAATCTACAAACCAATAATAAACCTAATCCTCCATCTGGCGATCATAATACTCATTCTTATTCTGCAGAACATACTGGTCAAGCATTTACAGCCACTAATTTTTCTGGTATAACAGCCTTTTCTCCTCATTTTTTTCTGGAAATTGCATTTCTCATAATGGTTGGTCAGCTGTTGATTATACTTGGATCATTGATACTGGTGCTGGTGATCATATGTGTCATAATGCCAATCTGTTCACACAAACACACATCCTTCCCCAAGCATATCATATTACTTTACCAAATGGTCATGTTGTTcatgtgcataaagtaggttctGTACACATTCACCCTGATATCATTCTTCATAATGTTCTTCATGTTCCTCAATTCAAGTATAACTTGCTTTCAATAGGCAAATTATGCACTCAGACTTCTTCTTTTGCCCTTTTCACTAATTCTAAATGTTATTTTCAGGGCCCCTTAATGAAGAGGCCTCTGGAACTTGGTGAAATGCACTCATGGCTGTATCTTCTACAACATTTTCCTATTTCTCACACTTCGAAAGATTACAAATCCACTGTATCTCATCCAATCAATACTTACAGAGATTCTACTCAATTAGACAAACTTTGTAATCTAGCTGATTTTTTTTCTACAAATAACTGTAATCTCAAATCTTCCATCCTAGATAATAGACCTAAAACTGTTGATACTCCTATCTCTACTCTTTCTTTGAATACAGCTTTATGTAATTCTGTTAAACATAATGAAAATGGTAATATTTGGCATCAACGATTGGGTCACTCGCCCTTATACAAGCTCCAACAGCTTTCATTTTTTCCTAATAACTCAATTGATAttattaaatgttgtaacaTTTGTCCACAAGCTAGACAACACATGTTACCCTTCTCTCTAAGCCAAACACAATCTTCACATCTTTTTGAACTTGTTCATGTTGATGTTTGGGGACCTTATCACACAGCCACTCATGGAGGATATCAATATTTTCTCACAATAGTTGAGGATTTTAGTAGAGCTACTTGGACTCACCTTCTCACAACTAAAAGTAATGCTTTTTCCCTTCTACAAACCTTCACTGAAATGATTTCCAGTCAATTCAAtgctaaaatcaaaactttcaGATCTGACAATGCTCTTGAACTAGGATCCAGCAGAGCTGCCACTTCTTTTTTCCATTCTAAAGGCATTCTTCACCAAACTAGTACTCGTAcactcctcaacaaaatggcatAGTTGAAAGAAAACATCGCCATTTGTTAGAAGTAGCTAGGGCTCTTTTCATTCAATCTAAGCTACCTATCATTTTTTAGGGTGACTGCATTCTCACAGCTACATATCTTATCAATAGGTATCCAATGAAAATTCTTCACAATAAATCACCTTTTGAAATCTTATTTGGCCATCCTCCCTCTTATTCTCACCTTCGGTCTTTTGGATGTTTATGTTATGTATCAACTCTTAGACAAGGACGTGACAAATTTCAACCACGAGCTTCACCTTGCATTTTTATAGGATATCCTCTAGGTAAGAAAGCTTATAAACTCTATAATATTGATACAAAGAAAGTCCAAATATCCAGAGATGTTGTTTTTCATGAATCATTGTTTCCCTCTCTTAAACACAGCAATTCTTTTCTTCCCTTTGCCAATGACACACCATTTGATTTTCCTTATTCTTCATCTACATCCACTGAGTCTGTCCCTCTTCATTATACTATCAGTAACTCCCTTTCACATCCCTCCACATATCATTCTTCACCAACTGCTCTCTCTCCTTCACATCCCACTCAAGTCCCTGTTCTCAGAAGGTCAGTTAGAACAACACGTCAACCACCCTACTTATATGACTATATTTGCAGTAATGTTCTATTGCATTCTTCAGTCTCTGATATTGATTGCATTCATAATTGTCCTCACACACTAACCTCATCTTTTCTATCCCCAATCATCTATGTTGTTTTACTAATTCAACACTTAATAATTCTTTGCATCCCCCTACTACTGAGATACATGAACCTACAAATTATGAGGAGGCTGTTGCCATACCTGCTTGGCAGGATGCTATGCACCAAGAATATTCTGCTCTTGAAGCTAATGACACATGGGTAGAGGCTGCATTACCTAAGGGCAAAAAGCCTATTTCAAGTAAATGGGTCTACAAGATCAAAAAACGTGCTGATGGTACTATAGAACGATACAAGAGCAGATTGGTTATCAAAGGTTGTACTCAAAAAGCTGGAATAGATTATACTGAAACTTTCTCTCCCGTTGTTAAGATGACCACCATACGAAGTCTCATTGCTACTGCAGTAAAAATGAATTGGCCAATGCATCAATTAGACGTCAATAATGCGTTCTTACATGGGGATTTGCACGAAGATATTTACATGAAACCTCCTCCTAGCTTCACTCTTTCTGATCCTACAAAAGTTCTAAAGTTAAAGAAGTCCTTATATGGCCTCAAACAAGCCTCTAGACAATGGCATGCAAAGCTTTCTACAGCATTAAAATCAAAAGGATATATTCAATCCAAGAATGACTACTCTCTTTTTTATAAATCCATGGGCAAGCACATTATCTTTGTAgcaatatatgttgatgatattttaCTGACTGACAATCATTTGGAAGAAATACATAATCTAAAAACTTTTTTGCACTCTACTTTCAAGATAAAGGATTTGGGATCCCTACATTATTTTCTTGGCATTGAAATATTAAAGGTTTCTCATGGTGTGATCATGACACAGAGAACATTTGCAGCAAACCTATTAAAAGAATTTAATCATCTCACAGCTCCTCCTGCTCAATGCCCTTTGGAAGCTAGACTCCAATTAAGACATGACTCTGGCAAGCCCATTATAGATCCTACCATATACAGAAAATTGGTTGGCAAATTGAATTACTTAACCAATACAAGACCAGATCTTCCATACGCTGTACAATTTTTGAGTCAATTCTTGCAAGATCCTCGAGAACCTCATTGGCAAGCTGCTTTGCATACCTTAAGATATTTAAGGCAGGATTATACTAAAGGTATCCTTCTCAATGCATCTTCCGATATGAAACTTGAAGCATATTGTGATTCAGATTGGGCCTCTTGTCCCAACACCAGGAGATCAGTCAGTGGGTATTTCATTCTTCTCGGTGGCAGTCCCATTTCATGGAAAAGCAAGAAGCAAACTACAGTTTCTTTAAGCTCTGCAGAGGCTGAATATAGATCAATGAGGCGGGTTACAGCTGAACTTGCATGGCTTACCAGGTTATTACATGAGTTTACTATACCTACTGTTGTTCCTGTGCCTCTCAAATGTGATAACCAGGCTGCTATCTACATTGCCAAGAACCCAGTCGATCACGAGCGCACTAAACATATTGCCCTGGATTGCCATTTTGTGCGGGAAAAATTGCAAGATGGCTTGATAAGTTTGTCCTACATTCCCACAAAACAACAGCTGGCTGACATTTTCACCAAAAGCCTCTCTGGGCCTGATCATCATCTACTGGTTTCCAAGTTGGGGATGTCATCACCCTCCAACttgcggggggggggggggggggggggggggggggggtgttaGACATACTTAGTCTAATTTCTACTCTTTACCTACATTCATTAGACacatattgatatatatatatatatatatatatatatatatatatatatatatatatatatatatatatatatatatatatatatatgtatagtctTATCTTTGTAATcatatatacttaataaaaaaataaaaaggggaaTATAATCCTCTCCTATTTTTCTTCTCAATTTTCTTCTATTTTCAGAAATTCAACCTTGTTCTTGAAATCAAGATGtttaaatcaacataaattcacataaaccaattaattaatttgatatttaataataacaaacacatactcaattattaattttaggAAACGAGAACGCCAATAGGCCAAGACTTTACCCcaatacctacttcatcaagaggtcgtcactaAATAATTCTATGCCAACAGAGTAGTCTTAggtaaccctagtgtgcacaacTCTCCTAATTGGATTACAACAAATAAAGGGAAGATCAAAAATAGCATCaagtatcaaaaataaaaatatatgtcgGCAACTATGCTAACCAAACAGGGTAACCTGatcaaaaaaatgttaaaaaagttgttgaaaataaattctgatttttttaattattaagaattctttatgtaaattttcaaagtaTTTCTCTTATATTACATcaatttttagtttactttttttttgaattacctactatagcaggtcatgaggttacccaagtttactctaagcaAATACCCCATAAAATTGGTAtgatttatggttaatcaataggtggaattattttagaaaaatcataaaaatgttggattattctaggtaatttttcctattataaATTCAACATGTAACAAAATAGTagcaaatataatttgagaattaaatatataaagtataatatcatataaaatcacACATCCCATTTAACAAAATAGTagcaaatataatttgagaattaaATATACTAACGGGATCACCCAAATTGAATACCCAAATTTTTGCCTTATAAATACACTTttactcttttgctcattttctttgtcAAACATCTTCATCCAAGCTAAAATCCCCTTAGTAAacttcatcatcattaaaactgtaacaccccgttatTTTATCgggctttttaaaaaaatattattaaattaagaatattatatagataattataagaaataaagtaaattaaattttttttaaaaatgtaattaaCGGTAACGTGTTTTATGACGTACGTTGTTATCGCGTAGTGTTTTCTTTTccgttttaataaaaaaaaataattaaataattaattaattaaaaaaataataaaatttgtgGGTAATTGAGGGGGTGACCGGTTGGGAATGTGtaggggaggagtcttgtaactcctctcataagtgtgtaTCATGGCACATTTaactaatttttctttaatttttttattccttataatcaaacttttgattttcttttttcttcattCTTCCTAACATTTGCAAGTgagaaaaaaatcagaaaaaattcCTCTTCTTTACTCCTTTCATTCGGCCACATcaagaacttttttttttcaaggtGCAATTTGGGTGTTTGGGTGTTTCAATCCAACCTAGTACGTTTGATTGAAACAAAAATTCTATTTATAAAGTTGAATTGTttcttataaattttatttataaaattttttatatt
Protein-coding sequences here:
- the LOC130805546 gene encoding uncharacterized protein LOC130805546: MTNQDPSLSFLDHSDPLFLHPADHPGLLLVSKPFNGSNFGSWKKSMSIALSAKNKLIFISSNSQPSVTDLKFPQWKRCNDMVTSWILNVLSQDIAESVLYSDSAYDIWKELENRYGQANGAKLFQLEKDIRLSGQGTNDIAGYFTKLKKNWDELNTLSSLPICSCGAAQACKNLMKTNVLFNFLWVSTVITITLEVISS